The following coding sequences are from one Candidatus Dependentiae bacterium window:
- the ruvX gene encoding Holliday junction resolvase RuvX: MSAMKVLGLDLGDRWVGIAISDGLQMTCRPLKTATVDTAVNELIQIFKQEHIEKIIVGLPTTMRGTSSEQTEKIKQQANSLLQELNTKIKKNIPHEFCDERLSSKRAQSVMIEKNTQKKGDKNKEHSIAAAFILQNYLDAQAFKKATQEDYLS, encoded by the coding sequence GTGTCTGCAATGAAAGTATTAGGACTCGATCTTGGCGATCGCTGGGTTGGAATTGCAATTTCTGATGGACTTCAAATGACCTGTCGACCACTCAAGACAGCCACTGTAGATACCGCTGTGAACGAATTAATTCAAATCTTCAAGCAAGAACATATCGAAAAAATTATTGTAGGGCTTCCAACAACAATGCGTGGAACATCCAGCGAGCAAACAGAAAAAATAAAACAACAAGCCAATTCTCTGCTACAAGAACTTAATACCAAAATTAAAAAAAATATCCCTCACGAGTTTTGCGATGAGCGCCTTTCAAGCAAGCGAGCTCAATCAGTAATGATCGAAAAAAACACACAAAAAAAAGGCGACAAAAACAAAGAACATTCAATAGCCGCTGCTTTTATTTTACAAAATTATTTGGATGCACAAGCCTTCAAAAAAGCCACTCAAGAAGATTATTTATCTTAA